A single genomic interval of Mycolicibacterium sp. MU0053 harbors:
- a CDS encoding segregation/condensation protein A, whose amino-acid sequence MTSAPTPHGTEQSEQPTTGFQVRLSNFEGPFDLLLQLIFAHRLDVTEVALHQVTDDFIGYTKAIGAQLGLEETTTFLVVAATLLDLKAARLLPAGQVDDEEDLALLEVRDLLFARLLQYRAFKHVAQMFAELEAAALRSYPRAVSLEDQFADLLPEVMLGVDAQAFAEIAASAFTPRPVPTVGTDHLHTAKVSVPEQAEQLLQMLESRGAGQWASFTELVADCETSIQIVGRFLALLELYRTRAVAFEQLEPLGVLQVAWTGDRPSDQQLRDELVEDQQ is encoded by the coding sequence GCAATTTCGAGGGTCCGTTCGACCTGCTGCTGCAGTTGATCTTCGCGCACCGCCTCGACGTCACCGAAGTGGCACTGCACCAGGTGACCGACGACTTCATCGGCTACACCAAGGCGATCGGCGCCCAGCTGGGACTCGAGGAGACCACGACCTTCCTGGTGGTGGCGGCGACCCTGCTGGACCTCAAGGCGGCGCGGTTGCTGCCGGCCGGTCAGGTCGACGACGAGGAGGACCTGGCCCTGCTGGAGGTGCGCGACCTGCTGTTTGCCCGGCTGCTGCAGTACCGCGCGTTCAAGCATGTCGCCCAGATGTTCGCCGAACTCGAGGCCGCGGCGCTGCGCAGCTACCCCCGGGCGGTCTCGCTCGAGGATCAGTTCGCCGATCTGCTGCCCGAGGTGATGCTCGGGGTGGACGCGCAGGCCTTCGCCGAGATCGCCGCGAGCGCGTTCACGCCGCGACCGGTCCCCACGGTGGGGACCGACCATCTGCACACCGCGAAGGTGTCCGTGCCCGAACAGGCCGAGCAACTGCTGCAGATGTTGGAGAGCCGCGGCGCGGGCCAGTGGGCGTCGTTCACCGAACTGGTCGCCGATTGCGAGACGTCGATCCAAATCGTCGGCCGCTTCCTGGCACTGCTCGAGCTGTATCGAACCCGGGCGGTAGCATTTGAGCAGTTAGAACCGCTTGGTGTGCTCCAGGTTGCGTGGACCGGAGACCGTCCCTCGGACCAACAACTGCGCGATGAGCTGGTGGAAGATCAACAATGA
- the scpB gene encoding SMC-Scp complex subunit ScpB, with product MTEPDALAPEVSAEPGDDPGVEVGAETELDDAELTRVLEALLLVVDTPISVEALSAATGQSEDAIAALLPRMADELAARDSGMDLREAAGGWRLYTRSRFAPYVERLLLDGSRTKLTRAALETLAVVAYRQPVTRARVSAVRGVNVDAVIRTLLARGLITEAGTDADSGAARFATTELFLERLGLTSLADLPDIAPLLPDVDVIDDLSESLDSEPRFMKLNAGGPSEAQPALDMNED from the coding sequence ATGACTGAACCGGATGCCCTGGCCCCAGAGGTGTCTGCCGAACCGGGTGACGACCCGGGCGTCGAGGTCGGCGCCGAAACCGAGCTCGACGACGCCGAACTCACCCGGGTGCTCGAGGCTTTGCTGCTGGTGGTCGACACCCCGATCAGCGTCGAGGCGCTGAGCGCGGCGACCGGACAATCGGAGGACGCCATCGCGGCCCTGTTGCCGCGGATGGCCGATGAGCTCGCCGCCCGAGACAGCGGCATGGACCTGCGCGAGGCCGCCGGCGGCTGGCGGCTGTACACCCGGTCGAGGTTCGCGCCCTATGTCGAGCGGCTGCTGCTCGACGGCAGCCGGACCAAGCTGACCCGCGCGGCCCTGGAAACCCTGGCCGTGGTGGCCTACCGCCAACCGGTGACCCGCGCCCGGGTCAGCGCGGTGCGCGGGGTCAACGTCGATGCGGTGATCCGCACGCTGTTGGCGCGCGGCCTGATCACCGAGGCGGGCACCGATGCCGACAGCGGTGCGGCGCGCTTCGCGACCACCGAGCTGTTCCTGGAACGCCTCGGCCTGACCTCGCTGGCGGATCTGCCCGATATCGCGCCGCTGTTGCCGGATGTCGACGTGATCGATGACCTGTCGGAGTCGCTGGACAGCGAACCCCGATTCATGAAACTCAATGCCGGCGGGCCGTCAGAGGCGCAGCCCGCCCTCGATATGAATGAGGACTGA
- a CDS encoding pseudouridine synthase, translating to MAEASAEGVRLQKVLSQAGVASRRVAERMIRDGRVEVDGRIVTEQGTRVDPDASVIRVDGARVVVDDELVYLALNKPVGMHSTMSDDQGRPCVGDLVEHRVRGNKKLFHVGRLDADTEGLILLTNDGELAHRLMHPSFEVPKTYLATVTGLVPKGLGKKMRAGIELDDGPVRVDDFAMVDTIPGRSLVKVTLHEGRKHIVRRLMDAVGYPVEALVRTDIGTVSLGEQRPGSLRALTRKEIGELYKAVGL from the coding sequence ATGGCCGAAGCGTCTGCTGAGGGCGTGCGGCTGCAGAAAGTGCTGTCGCAAGCTGGAGTGGCGTCACGACGGGTGGCCGAACGGATGATCCGGGACGGCCGGGTCGAGGTCGACGGGCGCATCGTCACCGAACAGGGCACCCGGGTGGACCCGGATGCCTCGGTGATCCGCGTCGACGGCGCGCGGGTCGTGGTCGACGACGAACTGGTGTACCTGGCGCTCAACAAGCCCGTCGGGATGCACTCGACGATGTCCGACGATCAGGGCCGGCCCTGCGTCGGTGATCTGGTGGAGCACCGGGTGCGCGGCAACAAGAAGCTGTTCCATGTCGGGCGCCTGGACGCCGATACCGAAGGCCTGATCCTGCTGACCAACGACGGCGAGTTGGCGCACCGGTTGATGCACCCGTCCTTCGAGGTGCCCAAGACCTATCTGGCGACCGTGACCGGCTTGGTGCCCAAGGGGTTGGGCAAGAAGATGCGCGCCGGAATCGAGCTCGACGACGGTCCGGTCCGGGTGGACGATTTCGCGATGGTCGATACCATCCCGGGCCGCTCCCTGGTCAAGGTCACCCTGCACGAGGGGCGCAAGCACATCGTGCGGCGGTTGATGGATGCCGTCGGCTACCCGGTGGAAGCGTTGGTGCGCACCGATATCGGGACCGTGTCGCTGGGGGAGCAGCGGCCCGGCAGCCTTCGTGCGTTGACCCGCAAGGAAATCGGGGAGCTGTACAAGGCGGTGGGGTTGTGA
- the cmk gene encoding (d)CMP kinase yields the protein MSDGVVIAIDGPAGTGKSTVARGLANALGARYLDTGAMYRLVTLAVLRAGADLNDPAAVAAVETPIAVGDDPDEPRAYLADEDVSAEIRGDAVTRAVSAVSAVPAVRERLVALQRALAGGPGSVVVEGRDIGTVVLPQADLKIFLTASPEIRARRRNDQNIGAGLGDDYDGVLADVIRRDHLDSSRAMSPLRAADDARVVDTGDLTADQVIAHLRELVQDHSGAVR from the coding sequence GTGAGCGACGGTGTGGTGATCGCCATCGACGGCCCCGCTGGGACCGGAAAGTCCACGGTGGCACGAGGTTTGGCGAATGCACTGGGTGCGCGCTACCTCGATACCGGGGCAATGTACCGACTTGTGACGCTGGCCGTGCTGCGCGCCGGTGCTGACCTGAACGACCCGGCCGCAGTTGCCGCCGTCGAGACACCGATTGCCGTCGGGGATGACCCCGACGAGCCGCGCGCCTACCTGGCCGACGAGGACGTCTCGGCGGAGATCCGCGGGGATGCGGTGACCCGCGCGGTGTCGGCGGTGTCGGCCGTTCCGGCGGTCCGGGAGCGGTTGGTCGCGTTGCAGCGCGCGCTCGCCGGTGGGCCGGGCAGCGTGGTGGTGGAAGGTCGCGATATCGGCACCGTGGTGTTGCCGCAGGCGGATCTGAAGATCTTTTTGACGGCCTCGCCCGAGATCCGGGCCCGCCGCCGCAACGATCAGAACATCGGCGCCGGACTCGGTGACGACTACGACGGCGTGCTGGCCGACGTCATCCGCCGCGACCATCTGGACTCCAGCCGGGCGATGTCGCCCTTGCGTGCCGCCGACGATGCCAGGGTGGTCGATACCGGCGACCTGACCGCGGACCAAGTGATCGCACATCTGCGCGAACTCGTCCAAGACCACAGTGGGGCGGTTCGATGA
- the der gene encoding ribosome biogenesis GTPase Der — MSTEDGTWTDESDWEAGESEYAADLEEFSAPPPVIAVVGRPNVGKSTLVNRILGRREAVVQDVPGVTRDRVSYDALWSGRRLVVQDTGGWEPDAKGLQQLVAEQATVAMQTADAIIMVVDSVVGATSGDEAAARKLRRSGKPVFLAANKVDGEKQEPDAAALWSLGLGEPYPISAMHGRGVADLLDAVVEKLPAVSEVGPRTGGPRRVALVGKPNVGKSSLLNRLAGDHRSVVHDVAGTTVDPVDSLIELDGKTWRFVDTAGLRRKVGQASGHEFYASVRTHGAIDAAEVVIVLVDASVPFTEQDQRVLSMVIEAGRALVLAFNKWDLVDEDRRYLLEKEIDRELVQVQWAPRVNISAMTGRAVQKLVPALEKSLASWDSRIPTGRLNTFLKEIVAAHPPPVRGGKQPKILFATQATARPPTFVLFASGFLEAGYRRFLERRLREEFGFEGSPIRINVRVREKRGRT; from the coding sequence ATGAGCACCGAAGACGGCACCTGGACCGATGAAAGCGATTGGGAGGCCGGCGAATCCGAGTACGCCGCCGACCTCGAGGAGTTCAGCGCCCCGCCGCCGGTCATTGCGGTAGTGGGCCGTCCGAACGTCGGCAAGTCGACGCTGGTGAACCGCATCCTGGGACGTCGGGAAGCCGTCGTGCAGGACGTGCCGGGGGTGACTCGCGACCGGGTGTCCTACGACGCGCTGTGGTCCGGGCGCCGGCTCGTCGTGCAGGACACCGGCGGCTGGGAGCCCGACGCGAAGGGGCTGCAGCAACTGGTCGCCGAGCAGGCCACCGTCGCGATGCAGACCGCCGACGCGATCATCATGGTGGTCGACTCCGTCGTCGGCGCCACCTCCGGCGACGAGGCCGCCGCCCGCAAGCTGCGGCGCTCGGGCAAGCCGGTGTTCCTGGCCGCCAACAAGGTCGACGGCGAGAAGCAGGAACCCGACGCCGCGGCGCTGTGGTCGCTGGGACTCGGTGAGCCCTACCCGATCAGCGCCATGCACGGCCGCGGTGTCGCCGACCTGCTCGATGCCGTCGTCGAGAAGTTGCCGGCGGTCTCCGAGGTGGGCCCCCGCACGGGTGGGCCTCGCCGGGTGGCGCTGGTGGGTAAGCCGAACGTCGGCAAGAGTTCGCTGCTGAACCGGCTGGCGGGGGATCACCGCTCGGTGGTGCACGACGTCGCGGGAACCACCGTGGACCCGGTGGACTCGCTGATCGAATTGGACGGCAAGACATGGCGTTTCGTCGACACCGCCGGATTGCGCCGTAAGGTCGGGCAGGCCAGTGGGCACGAGTTCTACGCCTCGGTGCGCACCCACGGCGCCATCGACGCCGCCGAGGTGGTGATCGTGCTGGTCGACGCGTCGGTGCCGTTCACCGAGCAGGACCAGCGGGTGCTGTCGATGGTGATCGAGGCCGGCCGCGCGCTGGTGCTGGCGTTCAACAAGTGGGATCTGGTCGACGAGGACCGGCGCTATCTGCTGGAGAAGGAAATCGACCGCGAACTGGTCCAGGTGCAGTGGGCGCCGCGGGTCAACATCTCGGCGATGACCGGTCGCGCCGTGCAGAAGCTGGTGCCCGCGCTGGAGAAGTCGCTGGCGTCCTGGGACTCCCGCATTCCGACCGGGCGGCTCAACACCTTCTTGAAGGAGATCGTCGCCGCTCACCCGCCGCCGGTCCGCGGCGGCAAGCAGCCCAAGATCCTGTTCGCGACCCAGGCCACCGCCCGCCCGCCGACCTTCGTGTTGTTCGCCTCGGGCTTCCTGGAGGCGGGCTATCGCCGGTTCCTGGAGCGCCGCCTGCGCGAGGAGTTCGGCTTCGAGGGCAGCCCGATCCGGATCAACGTCCGGGTGCGGGAGAAACGCGGCCGGACCTAG
- a CDS encoding sulfite exporter TauE/SafE family protein → MSVTHMILIALAGVGAGAINSLVGSGTLITFPTLVTLGFPPVTATMSNAVGLVAGGISGTWAYRRELRGQRRWLRWQIPASLIGAGLGAFLLLHLPESVFTQVVPVLLVFALCLVLVGPRIQGWARARAAALGRDVSLISSARMAMLVAGTFAVGVYGGYFTAAQGILLIAVMGALLPEDIQRMNAAKNLLALLVNIVAAVAYTVVAFDRISWAAAGLIALGSLVGGYLGGHYGRRLSPTALRAVIVVVGLIGLYRLVTL, encoded by the coding sequence GTGTCGGTGACCCACATGATCCTGATTGCGCTGGCCGGTGTCGGGGCCGGCGCCATCAATTCGCTCGTGGGTTCGGGCACGCTCATCACCTTCCCGACGCTGGTGACGCTGGGCTTTCCGCCGGTGACCGCGACGATGTCGAACGCCGTCGGCCTGGTGGCCGGTGGCATTTCCGGCACCTGGGCCTACCGACGCGAGTTGCGCGGGCAGCGACGCTGGCTGAGGTGGCAGATCCCGGCATCGTTGATCGGGGCCGGGCTGGGCGCGTTCCTGCTGCTGCACCTGCCGGAGTCGGTGTTCACCCAGGTGGTTCCGGTGCTGCTGGTGTTCGCGCTGTGCCTGGTGTTGGTGGGTCCGCGCATCCAGGGCTGGGCCCGGGCCCGCGCGGCCGCGCTCGGCCGCGACGTCTCGCTGATCTCGTCGGCACGGATGGCCATGCTGGTGGCCGGGACCTTCGCCGTCGGCGTCTACGGCGGCTACTTCACCGCGGCGCAGGGCATCCTGCTGATCGCGGTCATGGGCGCCCTGCTGCCCGAGGACATCCAACGGATGAACGCGGCCAAGAATCTGCTGGCGTTGCTGGTCAATATCGTCGCCGCGGTGGCCTACACCGTGGTGGCGTTCGACCGGATCAGCTGGGCCGCGGCCGGCCTGATTGCGCTGGGCTCGCTGGTGGGCGGCTACCTAGGCGGGCACTACGGCCGCCGCCTGTCCCCGACCGCGCTGCGCGCGGTGATCGTCGTAGTGGGCCTCATCGGCCTCTATCGGTTGGTGACCCTGTAG
- a CDS encoding sulfite exporter TauE/SafE family protein, which translates to MRSLILFALVGVGAQLVDGALGMAFGVTASTLLVLSGVAAAQASAAVHLAEVGTTFASGLSHWKFKNIDWAIVAKLGVPGAIGAFLGATVLSSLSTENAAPLMAGILLCIGAYVLVRFSLGRPPGLRNTHTPHTAKFLAPLGLFGGFIDASGGGGWGPVTTSTLLSQGKTAPRTVIGSVSASEFLVAVSASVGFVVGLREEFLNNLPIVAGLAIGGMIAAPFAAWLVTKVSPALLGTAVGGVIVLSNSQKLLKYFEITGGGAVAVYATIIVVWLGLLAYAMRTARAPQYVPEELEAGAELSTDLEAEIAESAADTTPAVVTQTGH; encoded by the coding sequence ATGCGTTCGCTCATACTTTTTGCCCTGGTAGGCGTTGGAGCCCAGTTGGTCGACGGCGCCCTCGGGATGGCCTTCGGGGTCACGGCCTCGACGCTGTTGGTGCTGAGCGGGGTCGCCGCGGCCCAGGCCAGTGCCGCGGTGCACCTGGCCGAGGTCGGCACGACCTTCGCCTCGGGGCTGTCGCACTGGAAGTTCAAGAACATCGACTGGGCGATTGTCGCCAAGCTCGGGGTGCCCGGCGCGATCGGTGCGTTCCTCGGCGCCACGGTGCTCTCGTCGCTGTCCACCGAGAATGCGGCACCGCTGATGGCCGGCATCCTGCTCTGCATCGGCGCCTACGTGTTGGTGCGGTTCTCGCTGGGCCGGCCGCCCGGGCTGCGCAATACCCACACCCCGCACACCGCGAAATTCCTTGCCCCGCTGGGCCTTTTCGGGGGGTTCATCGACGCCTCCGGTGGCGGCGGCTGGGGACCGGTCACCACGAGCACGCTGCTGTCGCAGGGCAAGACCGCGCCGCGGACCGTGATCGGATCGGTGAGCGCCTCGGAGTTCCTGGTGGCGGTGTCGGCGTCGGTGGGTTTCGTGGTCGGGTTGCGCGAGGAGTTCCTGAACAACCTGCCGATCGTGGCCGGGCTGGCGATCGGCGGCATGATCGCGGCGCCGTTCGCGGCCTGGCTGGTGACCAAGGTGAGCCCGGCCCTACTGGGGACCGCCGTCGGCGGCGTCATCGTGCTCAGCAACAGCCAGAAGCTGCTGAAGTACTTCGAGATCACCGGCGGTGGGGCGGTGGCGGTCTACGCCACGATCATCGTGGTGTGGCTGGGGCTGCTCGCCTACGCCATGCGCACCGCGCGGGCCCCGCAGTACGTGCCCGAGGAACTCGAGGCCGGTGCCGAGCTTTCGACCGATCTCGAGGCCGAAATTGCGGAGTCCGCTGCGGACACCACGCCGGCGGTTGTAACCCAGACCGGGCACTGA
- a CDS encoding zeta toxin family protein: MKRLDLVVGCNGAGKSTFIELTLAALLPGSPVVNADEIAKHRWPGAALEHAYEAARIAADTRAKLIELGESFIAETVFSHPSKLDLLDAAQAAGYTVVLHVVLVPEELAVERVRHRVLAGGHQVPEDKIRQRYQRLWDLVAAAAARADITTFYDNSTRRGPRIVARLDAGFETVSPDWPTWTPRTFTSKWPLP; the protein is encoded by the coding sequence GTGAAGCGCCTCGATCTGGTCGTCGGATGCAACGGCGCGGGCAAGTCCACCTTCATCGAATTGACGTTGGCAGCATTGCTTCCCGGCAGCCCGGTGGTCAACGCCGACGAGATCGCCAAACATCGCTGGCCCGGCGCCGCCCTTGAGCACGCCTACGAAGCTGCCCGCATCGCCGCCGACACCCGGGCCAAGCTCATCGAACTGGGCGAGTCGTTCATCGCCGAGACGGTGTTCTCACACCCGTCCAAACTCGATCTGCTCGACGCCGCGCAGGCGGCTGGCTACACGGTGGTGTTGCATGTGGTCCTGGTCCCCGAGGAACTCGCCGTGGAGCGAGTGCGCCACCGCGTGCTGGCCGGTGGCCATCAGGTGCCCGAGGACAAAATCCGGCAGCGCTACCAACGGCTTTGGGACCTGGTGGCCGCAGCGGCTGCCCGCGCCGACATCACCACCTTCTACGACAACAGCACCCGGCGTGGGCCCCGGATCGTGGCCCGACTGGACGCCGGGTTCGAGACGGTATCACCGGACTGGCCGACCTGGACGCCGCGCACGTTCACGTCGAAATGGCCGCTGCCGTAG
- a CDS encoding TA system antitoxin ParD family protein, whose product MTNAADRVTRVAADLMDSAAAEGARQSRSAKQQLDHWARIGRAVAGQHSAARRKVEAALAGGLELSELSPEEGAVFNAEITAAIEESLADTDYGALLTARGITTVALDESGQIVAHRPDGSSSVLHRNTEG is encoded by the coding sequence ATGACCAATGCCGCCGATCGGGTGACCCGGGTCGCCGCCGACCTGATGGACAGCGCCGCAGCCGAGGGCGCCCGGCAGAGTCGTTCGGCCAAACAGCAGCTCGATCATTGGGCCCGAATCGGGCGGGCGGTCGCCGGCCAGCACAGCGCGGCGCGCCGCAAGGTCGAGGCGGCGCTGGCCGGCGGGCTGGAACTCAGCGAGTTGAGTCCCGAGGAAGGGGCCGTGTTCAACGCCGAGATCACAGCGGCCATCGAGGAGAGCCTGGCCGACACCGATTACGGCGCGCTGCTGACGGCACGGGGTATCACAACCGTGGCACTCGATGAGTCCGGGCAGATCGTCGCACACCGTCCCGACGGCAGTTCCTCGGTGCTGCACCGCAACACCGAAGGGTGA
- a CDS encoding sulfotransferase family protein, whose protein sequence is MPEAGALMQAAVTGTGLDDFGADSFREGLEVLLGALDRQARLNPRGEAYIYGRIQLHLRQRLQVEQWYQCHPEIDDEQITNPLFGLGLPRTGSTALSFLLAQDPAVRYLHSWEATQPCPPPSTVAGNDPRIPPAAAPVEVGSRHHVPQDPNGPMECLDLMALDFTSQIFQAFAHIPAYSNWLLDKADFTSTYVYQRRVLKLLQWGQPTRPWRLKSPAHVLSLKALDDVFPDARFVMTHRDPTDVLLSVADVYADIVGGFSDHLDRRYLGELNVRQWSTGMARAATFRDGGAGHRFFDIDFRGMTADPIEQVGALYRWLGAPVSAEFEAGMRGWWESNAQPREAVPRADPAEYGLEPDLIRPHFAGYLEDVRRWTGATQEG, encoded by the coding sequence ATGCCGGAAGCGGGAGCTTTGATGCAGGCCGCCGTCACCGGAACCGGCCTGGACGACTTCGGGGCGGACTCGTTCCGCGAAGGGCTCGAGGTGCTGCTGGGTGCTCTCGATCGCCAAGCTCGGCTGAATCCCCGTGGCGAGGCATACATCTACGGGCGCATCCAGTTACACCTGCGCCAGCGGTTGCAGGTGGAGCAGTGGTATCAATGCCATCCCGAGATCGACGACGAGCAGATCACCAACCCGCTGTTCGGCCTCGGGTTGCCGCGCACCGGATCCACGGCGTTGTCGTTTCTGCTCGCCCAGGACCCCGCAGTGCGGTACCTGCACAGCTGGGAGGCCACCCAGCCCTGCCCGCCGCCGTCAACCGTCGCCGGCAACGACCCTCGGATTCCACCCGCGGCGGCCCCTGTGGAGGTGGGTAGCCGCCATCATGTGCCCCAGGATCCCAACGGGCCGATGGAGTGCCTGGATCTGATGGCGCTGGACTTCACCTCGCAGATCTTTCAGGCCTTCGCCCACATCCCCGCTTACTCGAACTGGCTGCTGGACAAGGCCGATTTCACGTCCACCTACGTCTACCAGCGCCGCGTCCTCAAGTTGCTGCAATGGGGTCAGCCGACCCGACCATGGCGGCTCAAGTCGCCAGCACATGTGTTGTCCCTCAAGGCTCTTGACGATGTGTTTCCGGATGCCCGCTTCGTGATGACCCATCGCGACCCCACCGATGTACTGCTCTCGGTCGCCGATGTCTACGCCGATATCGTCGGTGGCTTCAGCGATCATCTGGACCGCCGCTATCTGGGCGAGCTCAATGTCCGCCAGTGGTCAACCGGGATGGCGCGCGCGGCCACCTTCCGCGACGGCGGGGCCGGGCATCGGTTCTTCGACATCGATTTCCGCGGCATGACAGCCGACCCGATCGAGCAGGTAGGTGCCCTGTATCGATGGCTCGGCGCGCCTGTCAGCGCGGAGTTCGAGGCCGGTATGCGCGGCTGGTGGGAGAGCAACGCCCAACCCCGCGAAGCGGTCCCGAGGGCGGACCCGGCCGAGTACGGCCTGGAGCCCGACCTGATCCGTCCACATTTCGCCGGTTACCTCGAAGATGTGCGGCGCTGGACCGGCGCCACGCAAGAAGGGTGA
- a CDS encoding TetR/AcrR family transcriptional regulator, whose translation MKEPSRNRRAYDSPVRREQAAQTRSRIVTAGAELVREYKTWDWRELTFRAVAARSGVGERTVYRYFPTERALHDAVMRRLEDEADIAYEDVDLANLTVMTDRFFSALQGFTVEQSVPVAPDPTFAGADERRRQAVLRAVSTSAPDLPEDRSRAVAGLLDVLWNVPSYERLVGAWQLSPADASGALTWLIDKVIAAVEAGEAPPSSA comes from the coding sequence ATGAAGGAACCGTCAAGGAATCGACGCGCCTACGACAGCCCGGTACGCCGCGAGCAAGCGGCGCAGACCAGAAGCCGCATCGTCACCGCCGGTGCTGAACTGGTGCGTGAGTACAAGACCTGGGATTGGCGCGAGCTGACCTTCCGCGCCGTCGCCGCCCGGTCGGGCGTCGGCGAACGCACGGTGTATCGGTACTTTCCCACCGAACGAGCGCTTCACGACGCGGTGATGCGGCGCTTGGAGGACGAGGCCGATATCGCCTACGAGGACGTCGACCTGGCCAACCTCACCGTGATGACCGACCGCTTCTTCAGCGCGCTGCAGGGTTTCACCGTCGAGCAATCGGTACCGGTGGCGCCGGACCCGACGTTCGCCGGCGCCGACGAGCGCCGCCGCCAGGCGGTGTTGCGTGCGGTCTCGACAAGCGCCCCAGACCTGCCCGAGGACCGGAGCCGTGCGGTGGCCGGTCTGCTCGATGTGCTGTGGAATGTGCCCAGCTACGAGCGACTGGTCGGCGCGTGGCAGTTATCGCCCGCTGATGCTTCCGGGGCGCTCACCTGGTTGATCGACAAGGTGATCGCGGCCGTGGAGGCCGGCGAGGCTCCTCCGTCGTCCGCGTAG
- a CDS encoding YkvA family protein produces the protein MTGSFWWDLVIGVATAVVLTWVALVVALVIVRPRGGLLREALRILPDALRLIRRLAADRTLPAGVRIRLVLLLAYLAMPFDLIPDFIPVLGYADDAIIVIAVLRSVVRHAGVGAVRAQWPGSAQGFVALCRLAGLPGPTVASDAAATGV, from the coding sequence GTGACCGGATCGTTCTGGTGGGACCTGGTGATCGGCGTCGCGACGGCCGTGGTCCTGACGTGGGTTGCACTGGTGGTGGCCCTCGTGATCGTGCGACCGCGCGGTGGATTGCTGCGCGAGGCCCTGCGCATCCTCCCCGACGCGCTCCGGCTCATTCGACGCCTGGCGGCAGACCGGACGCTGCCTGCCGGCGTGCGTATTCGGCTGGTGTTGTTGCTGGCGTACCTGGCCATGCCGTTCGATTTGATCCCCGACTTCATCCCTGTGCTCGGGTACGCGGACGACGCCATCATCGTCATCGCCGTCCTACGAAGCGTCGTCCGGCACGCCGGCGTCGGCGCAGTCCGGGCCCAGTGGCCGGGCAGCGCGCAGGGCTTTGTCGCGTTGTGCCGTCTCGCCGGATTGCCCGGTCCGACCGTTGCCTCCGACGCTGCGGCCACCGGTGTTTGA
- a CDS encoding DUF2945 domain-containing protein: MFEWVRGSHVSGKITKVHTKDFDYKGHTRRASADEPQYEIKSDKTDHVAAHKGSALRLVDDD, translated from the coding sequence GTGTTTGAATGGGTCCGAGGAAGCCACGTCTCGGGCAAGATCACCAAAGTCCACACCAAGGACTTCGACTACAAGGGCCACACCCGCCGCGCCTCCGCGGACGAACCCCAGTACGAGATCAAGAGCGACAAGACCGATCATGTCGCCGCCCATAAGGGCAGCGCCCTGCGGCTGGTCGACGATGACTGA